In Bos mutus isolate GX-2022 chromosome 10, NWIPB_WYAK_1.1, whole genome shotgun sequence, a single window of DNA contains:
- the APEX1 gene encoding DNA repair nuclease/redox regulator APEX1, with protein MPKRGKKGAVVEDAEEPKTEPEAKKSKAGAKKNEKEAVGEGAVLYEDPPDQKTSPSGKSATLKICSWNVDGLRAWIKKKGLDWVKEEAPDILCLQETKCSENKLPVELQELSGLSHQYWSAPSDKEGYSGVGLLSRQCPLKVSYGIGEEEHDQEGRVIVAEYDAFVLVTAYVPNAGRGLVRLEYRQRWDEAFRKFLKGLASRKPLVLCGDLNVAHEEIDLRNPKGNKKNAGFTPQERQGFGELLQAVPLTDSFRHLYPNTAYAYTFWTYMMNARSKNVGWRLDYFLLSQSLLPALCDSKIRSKALGSDHCPITLYLAL; from the exons ATGCCGAAACGTGGGAAAAAGGGAGCGGTGGTCGAAGACGCGGAAGAGCCCAAGACTG AGCCAGAGGCGAAGAAGAGTAAGGCAGGAGCGAAAAAGAACGAAAAAGAGGCAGTAGGAGAGGGCGCAGTTCTGTATGAAGACCCCCCAGATCAGAAAACCTCACCCAGTGGCAAATCAGCCACACTCAAGATCTGCTCGTGGAATGTGGATGGGCTTCGAGCCTGGATTAAGAAGAAAGGTTTAGAT TGGGTAAAGGAAGAAGCCCCAGACATCCTGTGCCTCCAAGAGACCAAATGTTCAGAGAACAAACTACCAGTTGAACTTCAAGAACTGTCTGGATTGTCCCATCAGTACTGGTCAGCTCCTTCAGACAAGGAAGGGTACAGTGGTGTGGGCCTCCTCTCCCGCCAGTGCCCACTCAAAGTCTCTTATGGCATTG GTGAGGAAGAACATGATCAGGAAGGCCGAGTGATTGTGGCTGAATATGACGCATTTGTGCTGGTGACAGCCTATGTGCCTAATGCAGGCCGAGGTCTGGTGCGCCTGGAGTATCGCCAGCGCTGGGATGAAGCTTTTCGCAAATTCCTGAAGGGTTTGGCATCCCGCAAGCCCCTTGTGCTATGTGGGGACCTCAATGTGGCTCATGAAGAAATTGACCTTCGCAACCcgaagggaaataaaaagaatgctGGCTTCACTCCACAAGAGCGGCAGGGCTTCGGGGAATTGCTGCAGGCTGTGCCACTCACTGACAGTTTCCGGCATCTCTACCCCAACACCGCCTATGCCTACACCTTCTGGACCTATATGATGAATGCGCGATCCAAAAACGTTGGTTGGCGCCTTGATTATTTTTTGTTATCTCAGTCTCTGTTGCCTGCATTGTGTGACAGTAAAATCCGTTCCAAGGCTCTGGGCAGTGACCACTGTCCCATTACCCTATACCTAGCTCTGTGA